AATCACTGAACCCTCAAAACCACAAGCACCCCATCTATTATTACTCCCATCCTAGATAGAAAACCTTcaccggggacttccctggtggtccagcggttaagactccgtgctcccaatgcagggggcctgggttcgatccctggtcagggaactagatcccgcatgccgcaactaagacctggcacagccaaataaataaatatttttaaaaaaagaaagaaagaaagaaagaaaaagaaaaccttcacCGGGCCATCAGCTGCAACTTCTGGGCTGGAAAGCATGACCATGGACATGGAGGGTCCCTGCTCATCCCACTCAGGGGTGGAAAAGTTTGACAGAGGCAGGGAAGATTCCAAAAGGGCAAAGGCGAGGACACACACATTATCTGAGCAAATGTTTACATGCCAGGCAGGCCCTGGAACATGCACTTGATGTGTATTATCTCTTTTATTCCTCATCACAATGATAGGAAATAATAGTTAACACTTAATGTACACTAAGTGCCATTAAATACGTGCCAGGAACAGTATTACTGCTTGATAGATATTAGCTCAGTCCTCTCAGTGACCCTGTGAAATCAGTCTTcttcttattatccccattttacagaggaggaaagtgcAGCGCAGCTcataagaggcagagccaggattccgacccaggcagtctggctccagaatttaTGCATTTAACTCCCAGAATGTACGGCTTTGGAGCATGGGGAATCCCCACCCCGATCTTAGGAAACTGAAATCTGAACCAAAGCTGAGACACATCAGGTTTCCCTATGGTCTCTGGGAGTCAGGGGTATGTGGGCACTGTGGCCTGGGCAGGAGTGCAGATTGGACTCAGCTGCCCCACAGAggcctggggctcagagaggattggggaggggggtggttgcTTAGAAGGTGGGGCGTCGTCCCACAAAGGCTAGAGAATGATGGGTTGAAGCGGTCAGATGGATCTAAAGGCAGCTGACAAGCCCTGGGGTCCAGCAGAGGGGGTGCTATGTGCATGGGGCTGTGGAGATGAGGGCAGGTTCAGAAGATCTTTATGGGTGGGGGTCCTAGAGCAAAGCGGGCATGTGTGAGGACTACATGGGTGCCTGGGTTCTATGCAGGGCTCAGGGTCTATAAGATATTGAGTGGATGAGCCTGGTCTCCAAGAACCTCTAGGAGCCTTAAAGAACCTAAAATACAGAGTAGTCAAGGTGAGCCCTTGGAATGCATAAGGACCCAGATTCTATCTGACATATGGTGGGTCTACAAGGATCCTTGGATAACACAGGATCATAAGTCcttaagggaaagaagccagtttACGGGATCTCTGGAGACTTAAAAGGGGACCAGAATTCTATAGGGGAGTGTGGTGGTCCCCGAGACCCAGGATCTACAGGGCCCCGGATTCTAGCGGATGCTATTGATCTATGGAAACCCCACATCTGTAAGGAGCCGGACCTccatggggggggggcggggcagcagGAACCTGGAGGGTCTGTAGGACCTTGTAATTTACATGGAGCGTGGCGGGTCTACACGAGCCCCAAATCACATGCAGGACGTGGCGGGTGTACACGGCCCCAAATCCTACAGGGAACGTGGCAATGTGCATGGTCAGGGATGCTGGGGAGGACGTGTGGAGTCAGGGTGTGACGCCCGCCGGGGGCCGCGTCCCTCACCTGCTCCGGGTCGGAGAAGAAGCACCGCAGCTGCCAGAACCGAAGCCTCCGCGCGCCGGCTCCgggctcccccacccccgcctccgaGACGCTCTAGCCACCCCAGAGGCCACCTTTGCTTCCAGCTCCACTCCTCCCGCCAGCCGCTCTAGCCCGCTCCTGCCAGGCTCCAGCCCAAGAGACTCTACTCCTCCTGCCGGCCGCTCTAGCTCTCCACTGAGCCACGCTGGCCAGATAGGGCCGCTCTGGCCTGCCTTGGAGGGCTGGCGTTTTCGTATCTCGACTGCCCCCGTCACTCTCCtgggccccgccccctgccccctgccccccgcccccaggccagAGTTGGGGATGGTTCCAGCCCCCAGACCAGTGCTCAATCCGAGAACACCGAGTCGCCCCGGCCCTTAGCCCCCAGACTGGGATCCTCACCCTATCTTTCCGCCCTAACTTGGGACCATTTGAATTCCCAACGCTCGTACATTAATTCTCCCTGCACTGCCTCCCACCCCGCCTCACACTTTCCGCTGGGGCCGCAAAGCAAAAATCCTGGGTTTGAGCATACCTTCCCATCTGACATGCAGTGGAACCTGGAAAAAGTAATTaactctccctgggcctcagtcttcccatctgtacaatgggaaaaGATCTCCAGTTCTGTTCCCCTGCAACCCATCTCCCAGGGTATAACTCATGACCCAGAAAAAGACCTTTCCAAAAAATGCTTTCAAACGCGTTCTGCAACTTTCAGCTTCACAGCGGCCTATGACCCTGTTATTGTCGTTTTTCGTTTTGGGTGGCTCTAAAGCATGCGGGGTTGGAGGACGGCGCTTAGCTGAAAGCACCTGcgagttcaaatcccaactccacTCGGTCTCACGATGTATGTGACCTGGGACGAGTCGGTTTtactccctgggcctcagtttccccacctgtgcaATGGGAGTGATCATCCGTCCTCCGCCAGACAGTTGGGAAGCCTTGACCCCCGGCTCGCAGCCCTCATCTCACCTACTGGGCACTGAGCAAGTATTAGTTCTCCTCTCTTTGTCCCCTttgacagatggaaaaactgaggcccagggaggggcgcCTGCTGGCTCAGCGGGGCCGGGAGGAGGCCGCTCCACTGCCGGCAgcgcccagccccctccctcctcctccccacttcccctaGCAGCTGAGGGAAGAGAGGCCGGGCGGGGCCAGGGATGGTGTACCTGGTGTCCGCGCGGGGAGGTGACCGGCGGGGCGCCCGAGGTCGGGCTCGGCGATCCCGGGCCCGGTGTCCCGGCTCCCGCTTCCTGGCTCTGGCGGGGCAGGAAGTTGGGGCGTTTTTCCGGaggcccccgccccgccgcccctccCCGCTTCCTGCCCGCGCCCCGGGCCCGCCCGGCACCTccgcctccttccccttctcGCCGCCAGCCCCGCCCCTCCTTTCCCCGCTCCGCCCGGGACCCGCCCGACCGCTGCCGGCTTCGTCCGTCTGCCCGTCCGCAGGGCGCGGGTTCCACCTTTCTCATATATGTCTGGCGTCGGCCATCACCTCCCTGGCGAGGCTGGGGGCCCTGCGTCCGCCTCAGTCTGCGCAGCAGTCGCCCCTGCTTTCcgtctctgtgtgtctcttggtcttcctctgttttttttttttttttttgcctctgtgtGTTTCTGTCCGTGTTCCTCTCtttgtgtctgtctctctttttccgtTGAGGTCTTTCCCTCCCGCTAACGGGCCCCTGCTTCTCCCCGTTGTCTTTTCAACTCTTTGTCACTTTCTCCCCCAGAGgcttctctccccatctctgggTCTGGATCTTTCTGCATCGCCATCAGTCATTTCCCCAACTGTTGCTTTCCCTAGAGTCTCAGGGGTCAGCCTCTCGATGTCCATTTTTCTATGgacccttctttccttcctatcTCTTCctgctgtctctctgtctctctctgataCCCTTTCTCCTCAGTGTCTTTCAATTCACTTGCTCTGTCTCTCCATCATTATCTTTGTCTCGATTTCCCTCCCCTCTCTAGCTCAGAAACTCTGtatctctgtccctctctgtcaACCGCCTCTGGATTTCCCCACCATCCCCAGTTTAGGGCCACAGACTCTCCAAATCCCACTTCTACAAGGCCACTCCCAGAGAACAGGTGTGGCCTTGGTCAGAATTTGGTACCAGTCTCACCAGACAGTCCACTGTGTCTTTGGGACTTAAATATGCATAAGTGAATATGGTTATCTGGGTCCCCTCTGTGTCCCCCTCTGCTCAGGCACATGGCCTGGGCTGGGGCCCTTCCCAAGACACTTCCTGGTTCTTTCAGGGGACAGCCAAGACTGGCTACCTGGTCCCAGGTGTGGGGAGTggtcaggagctgggggaggagggggctgaggtCCTGGACTTCTGGGtcccagaggaggagggggagtggtCCCCATGAGATCCGTGACTCCTGCGAAGGTCTGCAGTTGGGAAGGATTTATTATCACTAAGTGGCCATGACAGAGCAGGGAGGGGGGGAGGTGACACTAATGAGGCTGCTACAATCAGCTCCCCTAGAAGCAGCGACTAAGGGCTCATTACCtgctggatgggaggggagccTGAGAAAGGCAGTAAGGGGAGGATTGAGttagggtgtggggaggggatgaGGATGGTCTAGAGGGAAGAAGAGTGGACACTCCCAAGGGGGAAGTTGAGTCAGGATACTCCCAGGAAAGATTGTGAAAAGAGAGCGGGTTCCAAGGAAGTGGGATGAGACACGGTTTGGGTGCACAGCTGGTGGGGGCAGCCCGGCTGGGTCACGGCTTCTCCAGCTGAACGTCTCCGATGTGGAGGCTGCCCACATCCTGGTAGGTGCCCTGGAGGCCCCGGGAGATGTCCTCGTACATGGAGCAGTCATCGAGGTTCAGGCCCTGGGGTGGAAACGGGGTGGTGAGCCTCAGGGCCCTGAGGCCTGGGTCCCTGCTCCCGGCCACCCTCAGGGAGGAGCCCCGTAagagccccgcccaccccacagACACGCACCTGCCCCGCACCTGCCCCGCACCTGCCCCCGCCTTCCACTGACCTCATAAAGATTTTCATCTTCATAGTCATCCTGGACATCTGCCCCGAATTTCATGTTCTGCCACCGTTTCTGTTGGGGGATTGGGAGCCTCCGTGAATGGGGGGAGAGAATGTGTTTTCAGACCCTTAATGGAGGCCAGGAGGTGCTTTACCAGAAAGGGTAAGGGACATGCCCAGAGCCACATATCCTGTAAGTGGCAGGTCTCTCTGGGTCCAAGCCAGTGTCCTTTTGGCTGTCGCCACTGCCTGCTCTTCTCCATgaataacaacagcaataatagtAAATGGCTGTAGTTGCCCCACGGCCTAAAGAGAGACTGGTGCTGGCCAGAGACTCTGGGAGGACACCAGCCCCCATCTTCCCTGGCCTCGGCTACATCTGGAGGCTGCGGCACTCCTGGGTAGAGGGGGAGAGTTGGACATCTCTGTGGGGGGCGGGGAACGTGAGGACAGCCCTGAGGGGAGACTGAGCCAGGACGCCCCCTCCGGGCCCAGCGCCATGTAAAATGCTTTCATTATATTAAATTCCTGACCCCCTCACAGCCCCTGTGAGGTGGGTGCTGCCATTCTGTCAAGTTTTAGGCGGGACCCTCGGACTCGGGGGGCCGCTGGTCCCCGGCGTGGCTCACCCTGAAGAGCAGCAGCGTCCCAGGCACCACGGCGCAGATCAGCAGGATGATGCCCTCGGCTGTGATGATGTTGTTCTTGGTGCCCTCCCCCATGTCCAGGAAGGGCCTGGGGAGTGGCTCTGCGAGGAGGGAGCGCTGCTCAGAGCCCAGCCCCTCAAGCCCTCCCCTCGCCTCCTGGCCACGCCCCCGTCGAGGCCCAAGACCACTGAAGTCCCCACCTTGCAGGTGAGAAAATCAATCAGCCGCTGTGCCGTGAGCCGGGGAGTGAGGATGCCCGAGATGCAGGAGCTGCAGGCACCGGCtccatccaccccccccccacccccaccccccccccccccccccccccgtcacaGGTGAGGAAGCCAGTGGCCCCAGCTGTGGAGTGATGTGCACTCACCACGCACGCGGAGGTAGGTCCCACAGGAGCGCTGGATCTTCTGGCCTTCCTTGACTTGGCACCTGTACATGCCCCTGTGGCTCTTGTTCACCTGCTGGATGATCAGCTCGCCCTTGGGGCCCGGGCTCGAGAGCTCCATCACAGGGGGCCACGTGGAGTTGCCTTGGAGGAGGCGCCACCACGTGACGTTGGGGTTGCTGCCATTGTGCCTGCACAGGAGGCGGACCTCGTCCCCAGTGCTCACCGTCACCGATGGTGGGCCCCAGTCCacccacagggcctggcacctcGGGCCTGCGGAGAGGCGAATGCGTGAGGGACCGTGAATGGAGACACAGGCCCAGCCCGGCCCCTGCCGCTCCAGCGCTCctggctgtgtgtgtgcatgtgtgtgtgtgtgtgtggcgggggtgTGTGCAGAAGAGTGTGAGTGACACACTGCCGGGGGTCCCCACTCGCCTCTCCAGAGCCACCTCCTGCCACCCTCTCCGTACCTGCTCCGAGCTTCGGCCCCACTGAGCTCACTGGCACTTGGATAGTTGGGTCCCTCGTGCTAGCAGGGCCCCTGGCCAGGCAGCTCCTTCTAGAATCAGTTTGGGCATCACCTCCTCCTGCAGGCCTTCCTAGATTATTTtctcaccccagccccagcctggccccaTACCTGGCGCTTTATATATTGTGTATAACTGTCCCAGAACCCTTAGAAGTCGGTTCTctcatcatcccattttacaagtgTGACAGCTGAGGCCCAGGGCAGCAGGAGTGGCTCAGGGGTTCGAACCCTGGCCTCCTGGCCCTGGGCCCCTTCCTGCCAGTTTGTGAGCCTGTCCTGCCCTGTGACCCTGGGCCCGCCCCTCGTTCTCCGTTTGCGTAACTTTGTGTGTGTCAACCTGGGGGCCGGGGTGAGTTCAGCGTTTGGGCTGGGCTGGGCGTTAGGGGAGGGCCTCAGCTATGTGGTTGGCAGGAGGGGCTGGGTGGCCCAGGCTGGGGAAGCCCCAGTTCTTGTGCCACTAtcccccccgcgccccccccaCGCTGCCTCTGGGCCAGTCCACATGGCTGTCTGTggcgggaggaggagagaggtggTGGAAGAGGCAGCAACCTGAGGGTCACGGACTCCAAACTCAGCTCCCGGTGGAAATTTGGGGTGACTGGCCACCTCTCTCAACTCCTCGCTCAAACGGGGTGGTTCACAGCCCTGCCAGCTGGCATTTCgtaggaggggaagggggaaggtcaccagccccccccgccccagcactGAGAAGGGCTTCCCTATGCAGGGGATGGTGACCGggattccaggcagagaaggagaaagcTTTTTCTCCCCTGAAGCTGATTACTACCCacagtcccctccctgcccccagctctggaGCTCAGTCAAGGGCAACCTTAGTTCCTTATTTTGATCTGGGGGGACGAGGGGGTGCGGAAGGTGTCTCTcgccctgcctccccccaccggGGGATGCTCCTTCAACTTCGCTGAGCCCCCCTCCAGCCTCCCGTTGGCCTGCTTGGGACAGTCAAGCAGATGCAGTTTCTACGGGGTCTTTTCTAGCCCCCCTCCTGCCAGCTCCTCTCCTGTCCCCACTGCCCAGGCCCTCTCAACAGTCTCCCAgtacccgccccccccacccccccgccggcACCTGCCTGTTGACCACGTACCCAGGCCAGCAGCGAAGATCAAGAGGAGAAAGGTGGTGGCACGCGGGGTTCGGAGGGCTCGGGGACCCCCAGGCATCTTCTCCCAGTGGGTTGTTTTGTATGGGTTGCAGCAGCCCTGGGATACCAGATCCCACCTCGGCCGAGCCCCAAACCCCGCCCCACTTCCTGCCCAGCCCTGCGGAGATGGGCTCCACTGGCCCCACTGCTGGGTCCTTTGGTCGTCAGGCTGGGGGCAGCCCCTGCCGGGAGGCTTCAGGCCATGAGTGGAGAGGAACTGCTCCCTGCACCTGTGGCCGCCACAACTCCCCCGAGAGGAGGCTGCTTGGGTAGGGGGAAGAGGTTGGTTTAAGGCCTGGCTCGTCACTGGAAAGGAAGCCCGAGGGAGCCGGAGTTTGGGGTGCCTGCTGCGCACAGGTGGTCAGGGGACGGGGGTGGTTCCGAGCCTGGTCTTTGCCTCTCACTGGCCTTGGGCAAAACttgtcccctctctgagcctgcgTGTCCTCCCTTCTTGGGGTTGGAAAAGAGGATTTAAAGAGGTTGTGCATGCACAGCACtgaacacagggcctggcacgtagtaggtgctcagtaaatgttagttactATTAATGctcatgaggaataaatgaggcagGCCCACCAGCTCCGTGACTAGGTGGTGGCTTCCCTTTCCAAGATTTGGCATTTTTAATTCAAGAGATGAGGATAAAAATATCTCCCTGATGTTGTGACATAAGTTGATGTTCCCGACACCCAAAGGGCCACGAAGGGCTCTTTCTTGGTGTTCTTTCATTTCAGCCTCTCCACAAGTGGGCAAGGTAGGCCACCCCCCATTttgcaggggaggaaactgaggccatcACAGAGAGGGAACACCATCACTGTTACTTGCCCAGTTTATACAGTCTGGTGGTGGAGCAGGGATTCCAAGTCACTTATGTGTGACCGGCTTCCTTTGAGCATTATTGTAGGTCAAGTGGGAGGAAAATGAGgcctgaggggtgggggaggggaatgacATGAGGTTGTTTAGATGTTTGTGAGCAGTTAGGGGACCATCTCATacatgcgcgcgcgcgcgcgtgcacacacacacacacacacacacacacaaggggaCACCATGAAAAAATTCATGGCAGGGAGATTTTTGGTAGCAAAAACTGGGAAACAGACGAAAAGTCCATTTACAGGAGAAGGGATGCATAAATTGAGGTATAGTCAGTCAATGGAGTAGCACACAGCAGGAGAAGAGGCCGAGCTTTGCTTGTCAACATGGCTGCATCTCGGAAAcaacaagaaaatgagaagaaatgtaCTATGACAGGATCCGGCTGACTTGTTTTCAAAAGGCAAAACAACAGCATGTGCTGTTAGGGACACATGTGTCTACAGTAAAAGTGTAAACGCACGCAGGGGAGTGATACCCCACTCCTGAGAGGGCTTACCTCTTGGGGAAGCAAGGAGGTTGCGACTGTGAAGGATACGCAGAGGGCTCTGTCTGTCTTAGTTTTATGTCGTTTTACTTTTTAAGCTGGGTGGTGGGTTCatgggtcttatttatttatttatttatttatttatttatttatttatttttggctgcacagggtctttgttgctgtgcacgggctttctctagttgcggcgagcaggggctactcttcgttgcagcgcacgggcttctcattgcggtggcttctcttgttgtggagcacgggctctaggcacgcaggctcagtagttgtggcacgagggctcagtagttgtggctcacgggctctagagcgcaggctcagtagttgtggtgcatgggcttagttgctccgcggcatcgtgggatcttcccggaccagggctcgaacccgtgtcccctgcattggcaggtggattcttaaccactgcgccgccagggaagtcccatgggtcTTTTTTACACTATTATGTATACATACTGTTTTGCATGCTTgaagtattttgtaattttaaaaaaaggtgcaaCTGTCACCCACACAGAAGAACATGGGCCTCAAGAGTTCACACCTCCTGGGTCTGAATCTCAGCTCTGgtcatctgagcctcagtttctcctcctgTGATCTGGGCATAACCTCCCTCCCTGTGAGGCTGTAAG
This region of Balaenoptera acutorostrata chromosome 19, mBalAcu1.1, whole genome shotgun sequence genomic DNA includes:
- the CD79A gene encoding B-cell antigen receptor complex-associated protein alpha chain; protein product: MPGGPRALRTPRATTFLLLIFAAGLGPRCQALWVDWGPPSVTVSTGDEVRLLCRHNGSNPNVTWWRLLQGNSTWPPVMELSSPGPKGELIIQQVNKSHRGMYRCQVKEGQKIQRSCGTYLRVREPLPRPFLDMGEGTKNNIITAEGIILLICAVVPGTLLLFRKRWQNMKFGADVQDDYEDENLYEGLNLDDCSMYEDISRGLQGTYQDVGSLHIGDVQLEKP